A segment of the Marinomonas posidonica IVIA-Po-181 genome:
TGGCGCCTTGCTTTTGCCTTAGCAAACTTTGGCATTTTGGGCACCGGTAACGAATTTGAGCCACAGTAACTTTGGCGTCATCTTGGTTTAGAAACTCCTGTTCCCAATGACTGCTTGGCAAGTGTGATGTTTTGGAATCCTTTGGCATGATGATCACTTCTTGTCTTTATAACAAAGAGCAGAATCCTCCTGACACTTGTTTTTATCGTCTTCTGCAAAAACAGTACGTACTTTTGAGGCCCCTTTTCGAGCCGCATCGGCAGTGGCTGAGCCTGCTTCTTGCAAGCTTTCCCAGACAATTACTCCCGTTTCTTTAGCGTTATGACGCACTTTACTTCCAAGCGCCGCTGCTTTACTGCCTATCTCACTAGCCTTTTCGGACGTTTTGTCGGTTACGTCAGAGCCTGTACTTTTCGCATTTTCCCAAAATTCTATGACATTGTTTTTTGCTTTATCAAGCGTTGAGTCGTCTGCGTGCACGACATTGATCATCAAACTCAACAATACAATCATTAAATGATGGCGTGTCATACCACTACCTCTTGAGCCTTTTTACAGTGCAAATACTCGAGAACTTGCATTACATCCGATAGCTGCACCAAATCATCGTATTCCGCCAAGACTGTATCATCAACCAGCTCATGAGCCCAGGTACTGTGGTATGGGATATGAATGGCTTTTGCTCCTAGGTCGAGAACCGGCAAAATATCCGATTTAAGGGAATTCCCTATCATTAAGAAGTCCTCGGTACGGATGTGATGTTTGTTGAGAATCTGCTCATAGGTCGCAGGCGTTTTTTCACTTACCACTTCTATGACATCAAAGTAATCGACAATACCTGAACGAGCGAACTTACTCTCTTGGTCAAGTAAATCCCCTTTGGTAATCACCATAAGTTGGCATTCTGACTGAAGTGTTTTAAGCACAACTTCAATATTTGGCAATATTTCAACTGGCATAGCAACCATGCATTTTGCTAAATCAATAATTTGATGAACTTCACTACCGAGAATGCGCCCTTCCGTTAATTCGATGGCGGTTTCAATCATGGAAAGAGTAAAACCTTTAATGCCATAACCAAAGTGTTCTAAGTTTCTGATTTGCACTTCACCAAGATGATCTCGAATATAGGTTTCAGAATGGTAAGGCGAGAGCAATCGAATAAACTCATCTTGAGCATTCATGAATATTTCTTCGTTACGCCACAAGGTATCATCAGCATCAAATGCTATGGTTTTAAAAGCTTGGCGTGTTTCTTTCATATCA
Coding sequences within it:
- a CDS encoding HAD family hydrolase, with amino-acid sequence MKETRQAFKTIAFDADDTLWRNEEIFMNAQDEFIRLLSPYHSETYIRDHLGEVQIRNLEHFGYGIKGFTLSMIETAIELTEGRILGSEVHQIIDLAKCMVAMPVEILPNIEVVLKTLQSECQLMVITKGDLLDQESKFARSGIVDYFDVIEVVSEKTPATYEQILNKHHIRTEDFLMIGNSLKSDILPVLDLGAKAIHIPYHSTWAHELVDDTVLAEYDDLVQLSDVMQVLEYLHCKKAQEVVV